The genomic interval ATTGATCGAAAATGCGTCTTACTACACTCCGATAATGGTTGTTTGAGGTTTCAGCACCTTTAAAAATTCCGGAAGCATAACCTCGCCACACAACCTGGTCAGTTTCAGCATCAATGAGCGAAACAATTAATGCACCTTTATCAAGTGAATACTTGATTGGCTCGTAGCGAAAACCATCGTTTTCAGTGTCCACCCAGTTCTTGATAACCGGCTGCATATAACCCTGATACCGCAGATTATCATAGAAAATTCCATAGTTGACCAACAGCGTCGGCTTATCTGCTGACAGCTTGTACCCTCTTACCTGCATTTGACGCCGAATGGCCTCATAGATCTCTGTACATAAATTATTAGTATCGCGTTCGCATTCCAGGAACGTGTAGGACGAGTAATCCTTGAAATTAGTTTCGTAACTGTAATCATGCTCAACAAATACCTTTTTAGTACTATTACATCCTGTTACGAGCATCAATGTGGAAGCGAAAAAGAAACTTAGAGTAAATCTGTGCATACTTAAATCTTTATCTGTGAGAACTGGGACATAAACTGTTACTATTAATAGTTACGCAG from Dyadobacter sp. NIV53 carries:
- a CDS encoding DUF4136 domain-containing protein, yielding MHRFTLSFFFASTLMLVTGCNSTKKVFVEHDYSYETNFKDYSSYTFLECERDTNNLCTEIYEAIRRQMQVRGYKLSADKPTLLVNYGIFYDNLRYQGYMQPVIKNWVDTENDGFRYEPIKYSLDKGALIVSLIDAETDQVVWRGYASGIFKGAETSNNHYRSVVRRIFDQYPLFAKGYDPRKYSEQVGR